The Streptomyces sp. NBC_01268 genome window below encodes:
- a CDS encoding GNAT family N-acetyltransferase: MTAPTGPTAPAWPPPAPIRTARLALRASEARDRAAFVELFSSPDVGAHTGGARPREELERAMPEVPGQRPGCFVVDLDGTMIGLVTLDPRTVDRPAPGKTELGYLFLPRAWGRGYAAEACAAALDWFTTGHPGEPVLLVTRIANTRALRLAEKLGFTEVERFEAYGAEQWLGAR; this comes from the coding sequence ATGACCGCACCGACCGGACCGACCGCACCCGCCTGGCCGCCGCCCGCCCCGATACGCACCGCCCGGCTCGCGCTCCGCGCGTCCGAGGCCCGGGACCGGGCGGCGTTCGTCGAACTGTTCTCCTCACCGGACGTGGGCGCCCACACCGGCGGCGCCCGCCCGCGCGAGGAGCTCGAACGCGCGATGCCCGAGGTCCCCGGGCAGCGCCCCGGCTGCTTCGTCGTCGACCTCGACGGCACGATGATCGGCCTGGTCACCCTCGACCCGCGCACCGTGGACCGCCCGGCCCCCGGCAAGACCGAACTCGGCTACCTCTTCCTGCCGCGGGCCTGGGGCCGGGGCTACGCCGCCGAGGCCTGCGCGGCCGCCCTCGACTGGTTCACCACCGGCCACCCCGGCGAACCCGTCCTGCTCGTCACCCGGATCGCCAACACCCGCGCCCTGCGGCTCGCGGAGAAGCTGGGCTTCACCGAGGTGGAGCGCTTCGAGGCGTACGGGGCGGAGCAGTGGCTGGGGGCGCGCTGA
- the pcaDC gene encoding bifunctional 3-oxoadipate enol-lactonase/4-carboxymuconolactone decarboxylase PcaDC: MSETATNTLQYRSDGPEDAPVLVLGPSLGTTWHMWDRQIPELTREWRVVRFDLPGHGGAPVQPAGSVAELGDRVLATLDELGIQRFGYAGCALGGAIGLDLALRAPHRVASLALVATSPRFGTPDEFRQRGVIVRTNGLEPIARTAPEQWFTPAFAAAQPAIVDWAVQMVRTTDPGCYVAGCEALAVFDVREALGRIGVPALVLVGADDQVTGPAEARTLVAGIADAPLAVVPGASHLAPVEQPAAVTELLVGHFAGLASDTGSLTAPPVPPVPAPVVAGEPAPAAPAEDEESPRPDPYEHGLKLRREVLGDAHVDEALADGFGTDFQRLVTRFAWGEVWSRDGLDRRTRSAVTLAALIAGGHHDALADHTRAALRNGLTPDEIREVLLQTAVYCGLPAAESALRVVGRVVKEDTTPQA; this comes from the coding sequence GTGAGTGAGACAGCGACGAACACCCTGCAATACCGATCCGACGGCCCCGAAGACGCCCCGGTCCTGGTCCTGGGCCCCTCCTTGGGCACCACGTGGCACATGTGGGACCGGCAGATACCGGAGCTCACCCGCGAATGGCGGGTCGTCCGCTTCGACCTGCCGGGCCACGGCGGCGCACCCGTGCAACCCGCCGGGTCGGTGGCCGAGCTCGGGGACCGGGTGCTCGCCACGCTCGACGAGCTGGGCATCCAGCGGTTCGGGTACGCGGGCTGCGCGCTCGGCGGTGCCATCGGGCTCGACCTGGCGTTGCGGGCCCCGCACCGGGTGGCCTCCCTCGCCCTGGTCGCCACCTCGCCCCGCTTCGGCACCCCCGACGAGTTCCGCCAGCGCGGGGTGATCGTGCGGACCAACGGTCTGGAGCCGATCGCCCGCACCGCGCCCGAGCAGTGGTTCACCCCGGCCTTCGCCGCCGCCCAGCCCGCCATCGTCGACTGGGCCGTGCAGATGGTCCGCACCACCGACCCCGGCTGCTACGTCGCCGGCTGCGAGGCGCTCGCCGTCTTCGACGTCCGCGAGGCCCTGGGCCGGATCGGGGTCCCCGCCCTGGTGCTGGTCGGCGCCGACGACCAGGTCACCGGCCCGGCCGAGGCCCGTACGCTCGTCGCCGGGATCGCCGACGCGCCACTGGCCGTCGTCCCGGGCGCCTCCCACCTCGCGCCCGTCGAGCAGCCGGCCGCCGTCACCGAACTGCTCGTCGGGCACTTCGCCGGCCTCGCCTCGGACACCGGCTCCCTCACCGCCCCGCCGGTGCCGCCGGTCCCCGCCCCCGTCGTCGCCGGGGAGCCGGCCCCGGCCGCGCCCGCCGAGGACGAGGAGTCGCCGCGCCCGGACCCGTACGAGCACGGGCTCAAGCTGCGCCGGGAGGTCCTCGGCGACGCCCACGTCGACGAGGCCCTGGCCGACGGGTTCGGCACCGACTTCCAGCGCCTGGTCACCCGCTTCGCCTGGGGCGAGGTGTGGAGCCGCGACGGCCTCGACCGGCGCACCCGCAGCGCCGTGACCCTCGCCGCGCTGATCGCCGGCGGCCACCACGACGCCCTCGCCGACCACACCCGGGCCGCCCTGCGCAACGGGCTCACCCCGGACGAGATCCGCGAGGTCCTGCTGCAGACCGCCGTCTACTGCGGACTGCCCGCGGCCGAGAGCGCGCTGCGGGTGGTCGGGCGGGTCGTCAAGGAGGACACCACGCCGCAGGCCTGA
- a CDS encoding MBL fold metallo-hydrolase, producing the protein MRAGPGGKGRTRPRVGAVKLTKNTHACVRLEKDGRSLVIDPGAFTEQDAALGADVLLVTHEHPDHYDEGRLRAALEANPAAELWTLRSVAEQLAAAFPGRVRTVGHGDTFTAAGFDVQVHGELHAVIHPDIPRITNVGYLIDGSVFHPGDALTVPDHPVETLLLPVMAPWSKISEVIDYVREVKPRRAYDVHDALLTDLARPIYDRQIGALGGTDHGRLAPGASAEL; encoded by the coding sequence ATGCGGGCCGGACCCGGCGGGAAGGGGCGGACACGCCCTAGGGTGGGTGCCGTGAAGCTGACGAAGAACACGCACGCCTGTGTCCGGCTGGAGAAGGACGGGCGGTCGCTCGTCATCGATCCCGGCGCGTTCACCGAGCAGGACGCCGCGCTCGGCGCGGACGTCCTGCTCGTCACCCACGAGCACCCCGACCACTACGACGAGGGGCGGCTGCGGGCCGCCCTGGAGGCGAACCCGGCCGCCGAGCTGTGGACGCTGCGCAGCGTCGCCGAGCAGCTGGCGGCGGCGTTCCCCGGCCGGGTCCGCACCGTCGGGCACGGCGACACCTTCACCGCGGCCGGCTTCGACGTCCAGGTCCACGGCGAGCTGCACGCCGTGATCCACCCGGACATCCCGCGGATCACCAACGTCGGCTATCTGATCGACGGGTCCGTCTTCCACCCCGGCGACGCCCTCACCGTCCCCGACCACCCGGTGGAGACCCTGCTGCTCCCGGTGATGGCCCCCTGGAGCAAGATCTCCGAGGTCATCGACTACGTGCGCGAGGTCAAGCCGCGGCGCGCCTACGACGTCCACGACGCCCTGCTCACCGACCTCGCCCGGCCGATCTACGACCGCCAGATCGGCGCCCTCGGCGGCACCGACCACGGGCGGCTCGCTCCGGGGGCCTCCGCCGAGCTGTGA
- a CDS encoding exodeoxyribonuclease III, with amino-acid sequence MRIATWNVNSITARLPRLLAWLESTGTDVLCIQETKCTAEQFPTEELRALGYESVVNATGRWNGVALVSRVGLEDVVTGLPGGPDYDGVQEPRAISATCGGVRVWSVYVPNGREVDHEHYAYKLRWLEALKAAVADDAAGERPFAVLGDYNIAPTDEDVWDIAEFEGATHVTAPERAALAGLRETGLGDVVPRPLKYAHPYTYWDYRQLRFPKNKGMRIDLVYGNKPFAEAVKDSYVDREERKGKGASDHAPVVVDLDV; translated from the coding sequence ATGCGCATCGCCACCTGGAACGTCAATTCGATCACGGCCCGACTGCCCCGGCTCCTGGCCTGGCTGGAGAGCACCGGCACCGACGTGCTGTGCATCCAGGAGACCAAGTGCACCGCCGAACAGTTCCCCACCGAGGAGCTCCGCGCGCTGGGCTACGAGTCGGTCGTCAACGCCACCGGCCGGTGGAACGGGGTCGCCCTGGTCTCCCGGGTGGGCCTGGAGGACGTCGTCACCGGGCTGCCCGGCGGCCCCGACTACGACGGCGTGCAGGAGCCCCGGGCCATCTCCGCCACCTGCGGCGGCGTCCGCGTCTGGTCGGTCTACGTGCCGAACGGGCGGGAGGTGGACCACGAGCACTACGCGTACAAGCTGCGCTGGCTGGAGGCGCTCAAGGCCGCCGTCGCCGACGACGCGGCGGGCGAGCGCCCCTTCGCGGTGCTCGGCGACTACAACATCGCCCCCACCGACGAGGACGTCTGGGACATCGCCGAGTTCGAGGGCGCGACCCACGTCACCGCGCCGGAGCGGGCCGCGCTCGCCGGACTGCGCGAGACCGGGCTCGGCGACGTCGTGCCCCGCCCGCTGAAGTACGCCCACCCGTACACGTACTGGGACTACCGCCAGCTGCGCTTCCCGAAGAACAAGGGCATGCGCATCGACCTGGTCTACGGCAACAAGCCCTTCGCCGAGGCCGTCAAGGACAGCTACGTCGACCGCGAGGAGCGCAAGGGCAAGGGCGCCTCCGACCACGCCCCGGTCGTCGTCGACCTCGACGTGTGA
- a CDS encoding DUF6278 family protein gives MNIPFLDNWRKKHDAGRSPLVSAFDRDPEGAAELLAECELLRARAQEAGVVLDDTPRSLAALDQLPPRWRDDPEELPWIGNDAGLYLGTVIVRTVAAAGWRLRPDGQPVVLLPSGREVNVVEAGLDWAATGTPELSQVYAESAEY, from the coding sequence ATGAACATTCCTTTCCTGGACAACTGGCGCAAGAAGCATGATGCGGGACGTTCCCCTCTGGTCTCGGCCTTCGACCGGGACCCGGAGGGGGCCGCCGAACTGCTCGCCGAGTGCGAGCTGCTGCGCGCCCGTGCCCAGGAGGCCGGAGTGGTGCTCGACGACACGCCCCGCTCGCTGGCGGCGCTCGACCAGCTCCCGCCGCGCTGGCGGGACGACCCCGAGGAGCTGCCCTGGATCGGCAACGACGCGGGGCTCTATCTGGGCACGGTCATCGTGCGCACGGTCGCCGCGGCCGGCTGGCGGCTGCGCCCCGACGGACAGCCCGTCGTGCTGCTGCCCTCCGGCCGCGAGGTCAACGTGGTCGAGGCCGGGCTCGACTGGGCCGCCACCGGGACCCCCGAGCTCTCCCAGGTCTACGCGGAATCGGCGGAGTACTGA
- a CDS encoding amino acid ABC transporter ATP-binding protein, with translation MGVVDEPLIELRGVNKHYGTLHVLQDIDLTVGRGEVVVVIGPSGSGKSTLCRAMNRLEAVEAGEILIEGKALPEEGRELARLRAEVGMVFQSFNLFAHKTVLANVSLAQIKVRKRKRDEADRRSRELLERVGLAAHADKFPAQLSGGQQQRVAIARALAMDPKALLFDEPTSALDPEMINEVLEVMQQLAQEGMTMVVVTHEMGFARSAANRVVFMADGRIVEDRAPEDFFTAPRSERAKDFLSKILKH, from the coding sequence ATGGGCGTCGTCGATGAACCGTTGATCGAGCTGCGTGGCGTCAACAAGCACTACGGCACCCTGCACGTCCTGCAGGACATCGATCTCACCGTCGGCCGCGGCGAAGTGGTCGTCGTCATCGGCCCCTCCGGCTCCGGCAAGTCGACCCTCTGCCGGGCCATGAACCGCCTGGAGGCCGTGGAGGCGGGCGAGATCCTCATCGAGGGGAAGGCGCTGCCCGAGGAGGGCCGGGAGCTCGCCCGGCTGCGCGCCGAGGTCGGCATGGTCTTCCAGTCCTTCAACCTCTTCGCCCACAAGACCGTCCTGGCCAACGTCTCCCTCGCGCAGATCAAGGTCCGCAAGCGCAAGCGGGACGAGGCGGACCGGCGCTCGCGCGAGCTCCTCGAACGGGTCGGACTCGCCGCGCACGCCGACAAGTTCCCCGCCCAGCTCTCCGGCGGCCAGCAGCAGCGCGTGGCCATCGCCCGAGCCCTGGCCATGGACCCCAAGGCGCTGCTCTTCGACGAGCCGACCTCCGCCCTCGACCCGGAGATGATCAACGAGGTCCTGGAGGTCATGCAGCAGCTGGCCCAGGAGGGCATGACGATGGTGGTCGTGACCCACGAGATGGGCTTCGCGCGCTCCGCCGCCAACCGCGTGGTCTTCATGGCCGACGGGAGGATCGTGGAGGACCGCGCCCCCGAGGACTTCTTCACCGCCCCGCGCAGCGAGCGCGCCAAGGACTTCCTGTCCAAGATCCTCAAGCACTGA
- a CDS encoding glutamate ABC transporter substrate-binding protein, with amino-acid sequence MQRTKRTLAALALLLAALGAATGCGREGSPPVKGPQPGQLPVYQVQSGFTLPASPTWERAKKRGHLVVGVKEDQPYMGEKDPATGTYSGFDIEIARMMSASLGFDPATIRFRTIASANRETALQNGQIDYYVGTYTINDNRKKLVGFAGPYYMAGQSLLVRTDENDIHGPQDLDGKRVCSAAGSTPYQRIQREYPKAELVAYDTYSVCVDNLLTYQVDAVTTDDTILMGYAAKVPDELKLAGKPFSKEPYGIGVPHDDNALRFALDDAIAAHEKNGDWKKAYDVTLGLSGVPAPTPPAIDRYPAS; translated from the coding sequence ATGCAGCGTACGAAACGAACCCTCGCCGCGCTCGCCCTGCTGCTCGCCGCGCTCGGCGCCGCCACGGGCTGCGGCAGGGAGGGCAGCCCGCCGGTCAAGGGCCCCCAGCCCGGCCAACTCCCCGTCTACCAGGTGCAGTCGGGCTTCACCCTGCCCGCCTCGCCGACCTGGGAGCGGGCGAAGAAGCGCGGCCACCTGGTGGTCGGCGTCAAGGAGGACCAGCCCTACATGGGCGAGAAGGACCCCGCCACCGGCACCTACTCGGGCTTCGACATCGAGATCGCCCGCATGATGTCCGCCTCGCTCGGCTTCGACCCGGCGACCATCCGGTTCCGCACCATCGCCTCGGCCAACCGCGAGACCGCCCTGCAGAACGGCCAGATCGACTACTACGTCGGCACCTACACCATCAACGACAACCGCAAGAAGCTGGTCGGCTTCGCCGGCCCCTACTACATGGCCGGCCAGTCGCTCCTCGTGCGCACCGACGAGAACGACATCCACGGGCCGCAGGACCTCGACGGCAAGCGGGTCTGCTCGGCCGCCGGATCGACCCCGTACCAGCGCATCCAGAGGGAGTACCCGAAGGCCGAACTCGTCGCGTACGACACCTACTCGGTCTGCGTCGACAACCTGCTCACCTACCAGGTCGACGCCGTCACCACGGACGACACCATCCTCATGGGGTACGCGGCCAAGGTCCCCGACGAGCTCAAGCTGGCCGGGAAACCGTTCTCGAAGGAGCCCTACGGCATCGGCGTGCCGCACGACGACAACGCGCTGCGCTTCGCCCTCGACGACGCCATCGCGGCCCACGAGAAGAACGGCGACTGGAAGAAGGCCTACGACGTGACCCTCGGCCTGTCCGGCGTGCCCGCCCCGACACCGCCCGCCATCGACCGCTACCCGGCGAGCTGA
- a CDS encoding amino acid ABC transporter permease, giving the protein MDVLTQNFSLYGDGFLGTVELTFYASILALVLGFLMASFRVAPVGSFRVFGTVWVTILRNTPLTLLFFAVMLGLPRFGIVLPFKLFAILALGCYTSAFICEVLRSGINTVPLGQGEAARSLGMTFGQTLGAVVLPQAFRSVIPPIGSTLIALAKNSAIAGAFSVTELLGTYKTLSELGYNIVWTFVWIAVGYLIITLAISALFHFLEKRWGVAR; this is encoded by the coding sequence ATGGACGTCCTGACACAGAACTTCTCGCTCTACGGCGACGGCTTCCTCGGCACCGTCGAACTCACCTTCTACGCCTCGATCCTGGCCCTCGTCCTCGGCTTCCTGATGGCCTCGTTCAGGGTCGCGCCCGTGGGCTCCTTCCGGGTCTTCGGCACCGTGTGGGTGACCATCCTGCGCAACACGCCGCTCACCCTGCTGTTCTTCGCGGTCATGCTGGGGCTGCCCCGGTTCGGAATCGTGCTGCCCTTCAAGCTGTTCGCGATCCTCGCCCTCGGCTGCTACACCTCGGCCTTCATCTGCGAGGTGCTGCGCTCCGGCATCAACACCGTTCCCCTCGGGCAGGGCGAGGCCGCCCGCAGCCTCGGCATGACCTTCGGGCAGACCCTCGGCGCCGTCGTGCTGCCGCAGGCCTTCCGCTCGGTCATCCCGCCGATCGGCTCCACCCTCATCGCCCTCGCCAAGAACTCGGCCATCGCCGGGGCGTTCAGCGTCACCGAACTCCTCGGCACGTACAAGACCCTGAGCGAGCTCGGCTACAACATCGTCTGGACCTTCGTCTGGATCGCCGTCGGCTACCTCATCATCACCCTCGCCATCAGCGCGCTCTTCCACTTCCTGGAGAAGCGCTGGGGAGTCGCCCGATGA
- a CDS encoding amino acid ABC transporter permease — MTTATAASTALYDIPGPRTRRRHLIYGLVSTVVILGLAAWILYLLFDTDQFTATKWAPFTYKGIQELLLRGLGNTLKAFAYASVLSLALGAVLATGRLSERRVFRWTCTVLVEFFRAMPVLVMIFFIFVALKVQPLPALVAGLALYNGSVLAEVFRTGIHAVARGQREAAYALGMRKTQVMTYVLAPQALRAMLPAIISQLVVALKDTSLGYLITYEEFLHAGKLIASNLDYDLPFIPVVMVISPLYIGMCMLLSWFATWVARRERRDPRTRAVDVAPAEPVTVLPGRE, encoded by the coding sequence ATGACCACCGCCACCGCCGCCTCCACCGCGCTCTACGACATCCCGGGCCCCCGCACCCGCAGGCGCCACCTGATCTACGGGCTCGTCTCGACCGTCGTCATCCTGGGGCTCGCCGCCTGGATCCTCTATCTCCTCTTCGACACCGACCAGTTCACCGCCACCAAATGGGCGCCCTTCACGTACAAGGGCATCCAGGAGCTGCTGCTGCGCGGCCTCGGCAACACCCTCAAGGCCTTCGCGTACGCCTCGGTGCTCTCGCTCGCGCTGGGCGCGGTGCTCGCCACCGGGCGGCTCTCCGAGCGCCGGGTCTTCCGCTGGACCTGCACGGTGCTCGTGGAGTTCTTCCGGGCCATGCCGGTGCTGGTGATGATCTTCTTCATCTTCGTGGCCCTCAAGGTCCAGCCGCTGCCCGCGCTGGTGGCCGGCCTCGCCCTGTACAACGGCTCGGTGCTCGCCGAGGTCTTCCGCACCGGCATCCACGCGGTGGCCCGCGGCCAGCGGGAGGCGGCGTACGCGCTCGGCATGCGCAAGACGCAGGTGATGACCTACGTCCTGGCGCCGCAGGCGCTGCGGGCCATGCTGCCCGCCATCATCAGCCAGCTGGTGGTGGCGCTGAAGGACACCTCGCTCGGCTACCTCATCACCTACGAGGAGTTCCTGCACGCCGGCAAGCTGATCGCGTCCAACCTCGACTACGACCTGCCGTTCATCCCCGTCGTGATGGTGATCTCACCCCTCTACATCGGGATGTGCATGCTGCTCTCCTGGTTCGCCACCTGGGTGGCCAGGCGAGAGCGGCGCGACCCGCGGACCAGGGCCGTGGACGTCGCCCCCGCCGAGCCGGTCACGGTGCTGCCGGGCCGGGAGTAA
- a CDS encoding alpha/beta fold hydrolase, with amino-acid sequence MRTALAFAVSAALVAGTALGLAPAAQAAGTDASLRFVDIAGDGGTVLKANVVTPAGADGSARYPVIVLPTSWAMPQIEYLAQAKKLADSGYVVVGYNSRGFWQSGGEIETAGPKDIADASLVIDWALANTPADPARVGMAGVSYGAGISLLAAAHDKRIKAVAALSGWADLIDSIYSGRTQHLQAAALLGGAGYLTGRPGPELQAILGDFLSSNLDKEDEMIAWGRERSAATYLNALNANRPALMLGNAWGDTIFPPNQFASFYEKLSGPKRLEFRPGDHATAEATGLLGLPNDTWTNAHRWFDHYLKGADNGIDRERPVQLKPRSDAGYEGYADWKSVNANRRKFALADSEHVWANVDSGANGGIVMLSNLLDQFFQAPPVASIPLLPRAFAGVWQSERYATAQRVRGTARLHTTVTPTAESGTFVAYLYDVGPLGVGKLVTNAPYTFHDRTPGKAFPVDLDLFSTAYDVPAGHRLALVVDTVDPLYIEHNPTGAQLTFSSPAADPSYVSVPLRAE; translated from the coding sequence GTGCGCACAGCCCTGGCCTTCGCCGTCTCGGCCGCCCTCGTCGCCGGGACGGCCCTCGGGCTCGCCCCCGCCGCCCAGGCCGCCGGAACCGACGCTTCCCTCCGCTTCGTCGACATCGCCGGGGACGGCGGGACCGTCCTCAAGGCCAACGTCGTCACCCCGGCCGGAGCCGACGGTTCGGCCCGCTACCCGGTGATCGTGCTCCCCACCAGCTGGGCCATGCCCCAGATCGAGTACCTCGCCCAGGCCAAGAAGCTGGCCGACTCCGGCTACGTCGTGGTCGGTTACAACTCGCGCGGCTTCTGGCAGTCCGGCGGCGAGATCGAGACCGCGGGCCCCAAGGACATCGCCGACGCCTCCCTCGTCATCGACTGGGCCCTGGCGAACACCCCCGCGGACCCCGCCAGGGTCGGCATGGCCGGCGTCTCCTACGGCGCCGGCATCAGCCTGCTCGCCGCCGCGCACGACAAGCGGATCAAGGCCGTCGCCGCGCTCAGCGGCTGGGCGGACCTCATCGACTCCATCTACAGCGGGCGCACCCAGCACCTCCAGGCCGCCGCCCTGCTCGGCGGCGCCGGCTACCTCACCGGCCGCCCCGGCCCCGAACTCCAGGCGATCCTGGGCGACTTCCTCTCGTCCAACCTGGACAAGGAGGACGAGATGATCGCCTGGGGGCGCGAGCGCTCCGCCGCCACCTACCTCAACGCACTCAACGCCAACCGCCCGGCCCTCATGCTCGGCAACGCCTGGGGAGACACGATCTTCCCGCCCAACCAGTTCGCGAGCTTCTACGAGAAGCTCAGCGGACCCAAGCGGCTGGAGTTCCGCCCCGGCGACCACGCCACCGCCGAGGCCACCGGCCTGCTCGGGCTGCCCAACGACACCTGGACCAACGCACACCGCTGGTTCGACCACTACCTCAAGGGCGCCGACAACGGCATCGACCGCGAGCGGCCCGTCCAGCTCAAGCCGCGCTCCGACGCGGGCTACGAGGGGTACGCGGACTGGAAGTCGGTCAACGCGAACCGGCGGAAGTTCGCGCTCGCCGACTCCGAACACGTCTGGGCCAACGTGGACTCCGGTGCCAACGGCGGCATCGTCATGCTCTCCAACCTGCTCGACCAGTTCTTCCAGGCACCCCCGGTCGCGTCGATCCCGCTGCTCCCCCGCGCCTTCGCCGGCGTCTGGCAGTCCGAGCGGTACGCCACCGCGCAGCGGGTGCGCGGCACGGCCCGGCTGCACACCACGGTCACCCCGACCGCGGAGAGCGGCACCTTCGTCGCGTACCTCTACGACGTCGGTCCGCTCGGCGTCGGCAAGCTGGTGACCAACGCCCCGTACACCTTCCACGACCGGACCCCGGGGAAGGCCTTCCCGGTCGACCTGGACCTGTTCTCCACCGCGTACGACGTCCCCGCCGGACACCGGCTCGCCCTGGTCGTCGACACCGTCGACCCGCTGTACATCGAGCACAACCCGACCGGCGCGCAGCTGACCTTCTCCTCCCCCGCGGCCGACCCCTCGTACGTGTCGGTACCGCTTCGGGCGGAGTGA
- a CDS encoding L,D-transpeptidase, which translates to MRRIPVPALLATTALALTLGACSGGSGGKGGAGDSAEEKPPVRVSVNLAGTQAAPGAPVVVRASEGQRLQQVTVTDSRGGNLAGKVTADGASWTSERRAAPGTAYSVEARVADGGTATASFTTAAADKVNKLTLAPGKNTTVGIAQPLSIVFDHPVKNKAEVERQLKVTTSNGTVGSWGWMQDWSGKDRVDWRPEEYWKSGTKVTLDADLNGIDSGAGGWFVRDYTTTFTIGRSQVVKVDLDSHRLRLLRDGQQVANLPMSAGTPGGEKASWRGRTVLMAKEGTINMRSETVGLGDAYDKMVDYSMRLTWSGMYAHAAPWNAAYFGRANHSSGCVGMSDADAKAVYDQVQVGDPFEITGSDAKGTQALNNGYGEWNLSWADWQGKSALR; encoded by the coding sequence GTGCGCCGCATACCCGTCCCCGCCCTGCTCGCCACCACCGCCCTGGCCCTCACGCTCGGGGCCTGTTCCGGTGGGTCCGGCGGGAAGGGCGGGGCGGGCGACTCCGCGGAGGAAAAGCCGCCGGTGCGCGTCTCGGTGAACCTGGCCGGCACCCAGGCGGCGCCCGGCGCGCCCGTCGTGGTGCGGGCCTCCGAGGGGCAGCGGCTCCAGCAGGTCACGGTGACGGACTCCCGGGGCGGGAACCTGGCCGGGAAGGTCACCGCCGACGGGGCGAGCTGGACGTCCGAGCGGCGGGCGGCGCCGGGGACCGCGTACTCGGTGGAGGCGCGGGTCGCCGACGGCGGCACCGCGACGGCCTCGTTCACCACCGCGGCGGCCGACAAGGTGAACAAGCTGACCCTGGCCCCCGGGAAGAACACCACGGTCGGCATCGCGCAGCCGCTGTCGATCGTGTTCGACCACCCGGTGAAGAACAAGGCCGAGGTGGAGCGGCAGTTGAAGGTGACCACCTCGAACGGCACCGTCGGCTCCTGGGGGTGGATGCAGGACTGGTCGGGCAAGGACCGGGTCGACTGGCGCCCCGAGGAGTACTGGAAGTCCGGGACGAAGGTCACCCTGGACGCGGACCTGAACGGGATCGACTCGGGCGCCGGCGGCTGGTTCGTGCGCGACTACACGACCACCTTCACCATCGGTCGCAGCCAGGTCGTGAAGGTCGACCTGGACTCCCACCGGCTGCGGCTGCTGCGCGACGGGCAGCAGGTGGCGAACCTGCCGATGTCGGCCGGCACGCCGGGCGGCGAGAAGGCGTCCTGGCGCGGCAGGACGGTGCTGATGGCCAAGGAGGGGACGATCAACATGCGTTCCGAGACGGTCGGGCTCGGGGACGCGTACGACAAGATGGTCGACTACTCGATGCGGCTGACCTGGTCGGGCATGTACGCGCACGCGGCTCCGTGGAACGCGGCCTACTTCGGGCGCGCCAACCACAGCTCGGGCTGCGTCGGGATGAGCGACGCCGACGCGAAGGCCGTGTACGACCAGGTACAGGTGGGCGACCCGTTCGAGATCACGGGCTCCGACGCCAAGGGGACGCAGGCGCTGAACAACGGCTACGGCGAGTGGAACCTCTCGTGGGCCGACTGGCAGGGCAAGAGCGCGCTGCGGTGA